Proteins from a genomic interval of Marmota flaviventris isolate mMarFla1 chromosome 8, mMarFla1.hap1, whole genome shotgun sequence:
- the Rbp2 gene encoding retinol-binding protein 2 isoform X2, translating to MRSKIKSHGSDHDIDFATRKIAVRLTQTKIIEQNGDNFKTKTNSTFRNYDLDFTVGVEFDEHTKGLDGRHVKTLITWEGDVLVAVQKGEKPNRGWRQWIEGDKLHLELTCGDQVCHQVFKKK from the exons ATATTGATTTTGCCACCCGCAAGATCGCAGTACGTCTGACTCAGACAAAGATCATCGAACAAAACGGCGATAACTTCAAGACGAAAACCAACAGCACGTTCCGCAACTACGACCTGGACTTCACTGTCGGGGTCGAGTTTGACGAGCACACAAAGGGCCTGGACGGCAGGCATGTTAAG ACGCTCATCACCTGGGAAGGCGATGTCCTCGTGGCTGTGCAGAAGGGGGAGAAACCGAATCGTGGCTGGAGGCAATGGATAGAGGGGGACAAGTTGCACTTG GAGCTGACCTGTGGTGACCAGGTGTGCCATCAAGTGTTCAAAAAGAAGTGA